A stretch of DNA from Maridesulfovibrio sp.:
CCGGAATTATACGCAGTTTTCTGCTCTGTTAAAACAGTAAACAGGTTAGAACCGTTGACAGATTTTTCAAGCATGAAGTCTTTAACGCCTTGTGTGCAAACAAAACCGTTCAATGCTGAGACTGGTCGGTCTTGATATCAGCGTGGCTTTTACAGGTGGCATGCTCTAGAAGTCGTATGAAACTGTTTTCTGGGTAGAACCTGTTTTTCGAAGATAGTTATATGTTTTATTCTGTTAAAGATAAAGAGTTCAGACAATCATACATTTATATCTTTTTGCAGGAAGTATCTATTTGAAAAATGAATACATGAGACCGTAGAGGTCTTTGAAAAAGGGTATTGCAATGGAGTGAGTTGACCGAGCCGGGTCTGCCCTGCACTGCTGTTTTAGCCGGACGCAGCCAGTTGCTTCAGGAGGGTGAAACTTTCATCAAGGCTTTTTCGCTCTTCAATGACCTGCTGCAGAAATCCGTTGATGGCCGGGACCATTTTTATGGCCGAATCAATGTTCTTGTTGGCTCCTGACTGGTAGGCGCCGATGTTGACCATATCCTCAACCTTACGGAACGTGGCCAGTTGCCCGAGAACCTTGCGGCCTGCTGCGACCACATCCGGCTGAACAATATCACTGCGAACCCTGCTGACGCTTTTGAGAACGTCTATGCAGGGGTAGTGACCCTGGTCAGCAAGGTCACGGGTCAGGACTATGTGCCCGTCAAGAATGGAGCGCACCGCATCGGCAATCGGTTCCGTAAAATCGTCACCGTCAACCAGAACCGTGTATATCCCGGTTATCGATCCGGCTGGGTTCTTCCCGGCACGTTCCAGCAGCTTGGGAAGCTGGGCGAAGACCGAAGGGGTGTAGCCGCCTCTGGTCGGAGGCTCGCCTGCGGCAAGACCTACCTCGCGGCCGGCCATGGCGAATCGGGTCACGGAGTCCATCATCAGGAGTACGTCCTGCCCGAGGTCGCGGAAATATTCTGCTATGGCTGTGGCTGTATACGCGGCGCGCATGCGGATAAGCGGACTTTTATCCGAAGTGGCGATGACCAGCACGGAACGGGCCAGTCCTTCCGGGCCCAGGTCGCGTTCCATGAACTCCACAACTTCGCGCCCGCGTTCGCCGATAAGGCCGATTACGTTTACATCCGCCACCGTATAGCGGGCCATCATGGACAGCAGTGTCGATTTTCCGACTCCGGAACCGGCCATGATGCCCATGCGCTGACCTTTGCCCAGCGTCAGCAGGCTGTTGATGGCTTTTACCCCGACATCAAGCGGTTCGTTGATGCGCGGGCGTTCCAGCGGGTTGGGAGGGTCGCGGTGCAGAGGGTTGTAGCTTTCCGGGATGATCGGTCCCTTGCCGTCGATGGGTTCGCCGAAG
This window harbors:
- a CDS encoding FliI/YscN family ATPase, whose translation is MADMKGCTTLLNDIDPCRSFGKVSKVVGLIAEGRGIRAPLGSVCHLMPEDSDTPIAAEVVGFRDGSCLFMPYGELHGISPGSLIRNSQTPPKIPVGMSLLGRAVDAFGEPIDGKGPIIPESYNPLHRDPPNPLERPRINEPLDVGVKAINSLLTLGKGQRMGIMAGSGVGKSTLLSMMARYTVADVNVIGLIGERGREVVEFMERDLGPEGLARSVLVIATSDKSPLIRMRAAYTATAIAEYFRDLGQDVLLMMDSVTRFAMAGREVGLAAGEPPTRGGYTPSVFAQLPKLLERAGKNPAGSITGIYTVLVDGDDFTEPIADAVRSILDGHIVLTRDLADQGHYPCIDVLKSVSRVRSDIVQPDVVAAGRKVLGQLATFRKVEDMVNIGAYQSGANKNIDSAIKMVPAINGFLQQVIEERKSLDESFTLLKQLAASG